The following DNA comes from Papaver somniferum cultivar HN1 chromosome 4, ASM357369v1, whole genome shotgun sequence.
tggatgaaccgtacctaaacctgtATATCTTGTTGGCTtaataacagttaactgaagttatccatatgaacacttatagtttagccatattcatctaacacttctagatcaaatatgatgatcaatcagtcatgatagataatcaaatgaatctaaatatgctttaAGAGAGTTGTCCAAACGtacactatctcatagaaatatccgtgaacaatttgaaacatattcagtTTGGTTTGTAGTAGTACaaggtacttatacaagaactaaTTCATggacataatgccacggtttgcaaaacaagttcgcatacattatttcattaaagttctaGGGACTTTAGTTCGACGAACCTgatttcatgagtatgaatttcatacttacagattttagaacctaaccactgtaTTCGCAAATAGAGTACACGAACCACAGTTTCGTACTTTGGCATAGTCTTGTCGTTCGTAAACAaagtacgcgaaccacagttctGGACTTAGCCGTGTCTAGTCGTTCGTAAACAGAACAtgcgaaccacagttccggaccttGACAGTTAAGCTCGATGGAGAACATAGTTCAccaacaagagttccagacctgaaCTAGACTTCACAGTTCGCATACCAAGTATACACACCATGATATATTCAGATATgatagtagttctaaaactctcatttaatcattgaaacatccttagaagacaacaatgatAGTCttacataccactagcttcaagtaattttcaagtgattaatcgatcaatacgaaacttcccaagttaacattaaaattgtctcacacaaatcatgtaagatttcaaggtaatttttacatgatcatcttgacttaatatttagtttccaacaaataaaatgtttccaactaaactcgtcaagcagatgatgaacttggataaagctaaaagcttcccaacacgtatttcgagaaatatataaacgagataaactcggctcaaaatttcaaatgtgtataatgtaaaagtctatatacctATACGACTTAGTTTcttttagaagatagaatagaactctgagtgatagataatttctagtctccacatatcttttgttgatgaagttcctccaacctcttcagtagatcttcttattcaattggtgaacaccttgaagtctaaatctcaactacacacttctatcctaatacgagatatagctataagtagactagaaatcaagtatattgaaaaagcgggggtctaacaaccacgcccaatatttctcttagaaatctgtatgcactaactccaatatacttttaagagaatcaactagacagtcagactcaatcttaagaaaagtatatcaaaaagttatatctttgtttcacaatgtaatcagcaaatcaaatagatagaaatccgcgagcctgattattatgtgaaatgacttgaacggtaacaaagaccaatgttcaagtgtcaatcaatataatgaacaaccaaagtttggattcatcattgattgaacttacgcacaacctgtgatatttcaattatataaacaaatataatgcgaaaaaaaataacactgacaccaaaagttttgttcacgaggaaaccgtaaatacagaaaaaccgcgggacctagtccagatttgaacaccacactgtattaagacgctacagacactagcctactccaagttaacttcgggctggaatgtagttgagccctaaccaatctcacacaaatcaaggtagagttgcgctccttatgtctatgaatcccaacaggactctacacacttgattcccttagttgatctcacccacaactaagagttgctacgacccaaagtcgaagacttgataaaccaatttgtctcacacagaaaagtctattgaatgtataaatttgtctcccacatataaacctacgagtttttgttccgtcttttgataaatcaaggtgaacatgaaccaattgatataccggacttatattcctgaagaacagcctagaaatatcaatcacctcacaataatcttaatcttatggtagcgaaacaagatattttggaatcacaaacgatgagacgaagatgtttgtgactactttttatctagcctatcggagattaaatctcgagccaatgttagataagatagtactcaatcacgatagaaaacaacaagatcatatcaagcaactacagataaaatagttgggtctggattcacaatcccaatgaagtcttcaagtcattaacctacagggttttagaaaaacctaaggttaaaggagaatcgactctagtcgcaactagtatcacacaagaggtgtggggattaggtttcccagttgctagagttctcctttatataatcttcaaatcagggtttgcaatcaatgtttccttggtaacaaagcattcaataatcatcgttagatgaaaacctgattagacacaagttaatatctttcaaccgctagaccgaacttagcttattacacacaaatgaaaagtgacttcatttagatatgagtaactgtacctaaacgtgtgcacctttgttggctcaacaatagttaaccggagttatccatatgaacaatttcatatcaaccatattcatcttaaccataactagtttaaatgactcaaatgaaactagttctagagttgttcaattgtttatattctcatagaagtatacaggatataattgaagcaaaatcgattttgattaactcgaatcaattcatgaacattatagccacggtttgcaaaagattgcattccttaatatataaatgtattagttcatgaacaaaccgattttagaatataaTCCACTTAAGCATGCAAACAGGTACGtataccttagtggccggactgAGTTCAGATTCGCCAGTAcgtgaactggtacgcataccacaaACTCAGTAAAggcccggaacttgaacctcacgccagtatgcgtaccggtatgcgtacttagttcccggacctgaCTTAACCAAATagtacgcacacgggtatgcataccatggttccctgacttggattacacatatgcaagtacacatactgtgcttatatccaattgttctaaactctcatttcaaccattgaaacattctcggaatacgggaatagctatctcacacaaactattagcttcaaagaaattttcaagtgatcgaatgatcaatacgaaacattccgagtctacatcaaatgactgtctcacacaaattatataagatgttaccaggtgattttcacatgatcatcttttgactttcgtcaagaatataagataaatttggttaaagtgaaagcttaccaacacatatgtcgagaaatatgtaagcgagtcaaACTcatatcgaaatatcaaatgtgtataattgaagtctatatagttatacgacttttgtctcaaataggagatgaatagatagaattttgagtgatagatgagttcaagtctccacataccttttgttgatgaagttccacaagctccccttagtagttcttcgttttcaataaatgaacgtcgtgaagtctaatgctcaactacactttctgtcctaatacgagacttagctataagtagactagaaatcaagacttatagttttggcaactaaacttgacaacaagcttgagatagaaacgcttgcgagtttgaccgagcagtgctctaacatatatagttttgatcaactaaacttgacaaacaagcatgagatagcaacgcttgcgagttcgaccgagcagtgctctaacataaaaaaactaggtgcaatcaaagtttcaacaacagttagtcaatcaaatcaataaccgaaaactaaaataacaatgcaattatctagtttccaaccaacggtacTCGTTGAGCTTCTTGATccaacagaagtctttaaacgagcgttcataatatatttcacctaattaggatactttcctctccagatagacggctccaccaaaaataacaataatgaagtttgcctggctcttaggatagtttgcaagaaatgcaaactcaagtatttataaaccaaggttgtttggacaacaaggaaattccaaaaccgaaaatattctcaagatattctcattaaagcacctaatttcggttttcttaTTTCCACATAAATGCCAATCcgtatttctgaaaactctcatagaaaacttctattatttaattgttggtaattaataCATATATGATGAAATTAAATGTTTTTCACCTTTTCGGACATGGTATCACCttaagtatcaaggaatatctttgaacaataaatgataagagttatgtacatgttcaaataatgtcgacatctagaagtttctcagcaaaccctaattccaagcttcacagaaaacataaagagatatgtgaatattggaaactcggtttttctccttgggatcggttgtaacaacctcacaatgtaagttgtgatcggttataccaggttgtgaccggttacaccttgcttccaagaggtagcttgtgatcgattacacctTAGTTCCTGAGTTATCTTGTGATAGGTTACACCTTGCTTACTAAAGGTATCTTGTGATCgcttacaactaacttcccaattcatcttgtgaccggttataccttggatcccaaagtagcttgtgaccggttacaacttgcattccaatgtAGCTCGTGATAgattacaactagctatattatatagggaccggttataccataaatCTTGACAAGTTAAGATAGGTGCTACGTTGTCATATTATATTGatcattcaaaagatattcaataaagaacctgaccaatcatgatttcctttcgattatgaaacaagttcatacatgtacttcctttaaacaaatgttataaaacattgtttcttatgatgaaatcatacctatataatGCACATATAATCAAAcaactatatacaatagattatgtcgatgtcgtatttatgaagttcaaaagataagcattatacttcgtaattcaataaattccttgacactttaatcataatgtcatcaccaagtctaaccactatagtattatatatatatacatcttcgcatgttatgttttcaatataatatgacttgaaagatacgttaggaatggaaacaagatcaagtcaatattagtaacctcaagaagaaggatgatgtcgtcgttgtagccgttacttcttcacattcttcaggtcttcggagtaatacttgtacgtcttaacattcctaaactttctaaTCTAACctcaacgaagttgactctagtatttaattaagcgactctagatgagttttgttactaaaatatgatgacaaccaaacttgacataccaacacttggtgggttcgacCGATATATGATGCAACAGTTACAGATTCAATTAAATATGTGAGAATTAATCTTGAAAATAAAATCGAAGAATAAACATTATGGTTTGGTTACGGAACCATGTATAATaattgttcggtttggcaagtatgCCGTATGAACAATAAGGTAATTGATGTTtattaaaactcttaagaaattgACCATAATACACACATAAGTCTTTAAGTGGTCAATGAAGTCTTATAAGTGTTTAAGAGATTCACAACAATGTTAATCATATATaagaaaataagtctttgagcatctgctaaattctACTGGGACCGTTGGTGAAACAGTTTTTGAACCGTAAGGCTTGTTCATGAATCAGGATGTTATGGTTCATAAACCGTGTTCTCCAACCCTACAATACTCCCAAACTCAGATGGCTACGGTTCGTAAACCGGGTTATCCAACTGCTAGCCTTTTAATACAAACATAAAAATTCAGTTTGCCACAGTTCATGAACTGTACCAATTTAAACTTACGGTGCCAACTGGTTTTCCAACCTTCCTTGTATTTATGAAACTATTACTATGGTTTGCGAAGTTGTTTTCCAACCTACCCTACGCATAAATATCAGAAGTTCatgaatttctctcttatgatgtttgaaagatTCCCAAATAATAAAATCACTTATATAGGCGATTTTcatttgatccacaaattaattctcaaacaataaattgtttcgaactaatattgttaagtcTAGTTGAACATATTtgctagaatcatatttcgagatttttaacaagacaagcttgactcaaaatttcttctttgtaaatctactagaagtcataagGCATAGTCTCAACAGATATAATGGTAAGATAGTAAGCAAAATagaatggtttagtcttcacatacctaatacaaaagttctccaaatgtcttcgtcgatcttcagtcttccagggtaatgtctgatactcaactaccgaaTTCTAACATAGTCCTAGaattgacttagtagactagaaatcaagatatagttttgatcaactaacattgacaacaatcttgagataacaaaacttttggttttaatcGAGGATTTCTCTAACAATAATAAAAAGGACATTTTCGTAATTCTCATTACCCACTTTAACCACATTGCAAATGAGCCAACAATAGATAACACGCAACTTGTCATTGATCTTTTCtcttttgaagtttttcttgctgaAAATGCCAGGTTAATTGTTATTCCTTCAGCTGACGAAATCTCTAAGATTGTCAAGAAATTGCAGGGGAAAAATCGCCAGGCTATGATGGGTTCAACGTGCAACATCAATGGAACATAGTTGGGCCTGATATTATTGATATGGtgcaacaattttttagaataaaatatttttctagAGAAATGAACGCAACTTTCCTTGCTCTTATCCCGAAAGTTGACAACCCTGTAACTCCTAATGAATTTAGACTAATTAGTCATTGTAACTCTacttacaaaatcatctcaaaaattcaGGCAATTAGATTAAGTTATGTTCTTTCCAAGATTATCTCATCCTTCCAATCAGCCTTTACGAAGAATGGGAAAATGCCCGATAACATCGTCCTTGTCCAAGAATGATTCATTCTATGAAGGATCATAAAAACCAAGAAGATTAATTACAATACCTTGGGGCTGAAGCTTGACATAAGTAAGGCGTTTGACCGGGTAAGCTGGACTTATCTCATGCAAGTGTTAAGAGAGCTTGGTTTAACCCCTGACTGGTGTGATATGATCTTTGAGTGTATGAGTACTCCCCTCAATTGTTGTATATGCAATGGGGTACCAGGTACCTACTTTAAAACCTCTAGGATTCATGGACAAGGGGACCCGTTGTCCCCCTATCTATTCCTTTTGTGCACGGAATGACTGTCCAGACTGCTCAAGCAGGCTGAGGTAGACCAGACATTACGAGGTATAAAATTCCTTAACAATAGCATCACCATCACCCATAAGCTTTTCACTAATGATCGTTTAATCATTACAAAGGGGACTCTGTTTGACGTTAGAAATTTGTTTGATACCTTAATCTGTTTCAGCGCTGCCTCCGGGAAAATGatcaaatttcataaatatgggatttttttcaataaatccatgcaaaaaaaatttgaaaaaatgatATGCGAATCCTTAAGGTTCTGAAAATTGCAATTTCTAAAAAATACCTTGGTACTCCAATGTTCATTGGTAGATCCAAAGTGAAGTGCTTTGATTCTATGAcaaccaaattaaaaaaaaaaacgttttcaaagGGAAGACTATTCTCACATGCAGCTAGAATTGTGGTAGTCAAGTCGGTTTTGGAATCACTATCCATTTACCAAATGGGTTGTTATATGATTCCCAAATTCATAATTAACCATCTTACTTCCATCCAACGGGATTTCTGGTTGGGGAAGATGGAAGGTTGTAAAGGCGTACACCTTAAAGCTTGGGATGCTCTGACCAATTCACTCAGAAGGATTAGCATTTAGGGACCTACGCACGAACAACCGAGCAGAACTAGGTATGTTATCTTGGAACCTTATTACAAACACGGATGCTCCGTGGGCTGCCATCCTCAGAGTCGATTGTTTTTGCAAATGTAGTCATCCACTTGCTAGAAACATAACCAAAAACGGTTCATGGATTTGTAAATGTATTAAAAAAGGTTTAGAGAAGATTAGGCATCACTGTACATGAAAAGTTGGAAATGGAAAAGTTATTCACATTTGGGAGATAAATGGATCCCATTCATTCAAATAATGCCCCCGTCTAGGAATCCAAACTTTATCGTAGCCTTGGTTAAGAATTTAATCTTTCAAGACTCTTCTGAATGGATTAATGCCATAACCATTCTATCTTTACTCAATTATATCTTTGACCCTCTTACTGTTAATGCCATGACCATTGTACATATTAATAGTTCATGTAGGGATACGCCTAAATGGAACCCCACTatcaccttgtttgtttgcaggtgactcggcgtctgggtctgagtcaactcctgactcgcgccgagtcagcagtcagactgtttgttttgcattttctatAACTCCTGACTCACAAGCTGACTCTCTGCCAACCCCTGACTCGGGACCTATAGAGTCAGGTGTGAAGAGGCAACTGACTCAATCACTCAAACCACTGAGTCGTAAGAATGTACAAAAAGACCCTTGATCCTTTAAAAATCTGAGATTCATTTTTTCTTGTCTTTTCTTTCTCGTTTCTTCCGTGGTTTTCCTTCGAGAGAAGAAAtggaggattgtggaaaaacgTAGATCTCCTTCTCAGAGAGTTATCTTCTTCATCCTCTCTTAACAGATCTCGTTTACTGATCGTTTGCTTCATCACTCGCAACTAATTTCTCAACTTATCACTTTCAACTCATCAACTTGTTTTAGAAGAATCGACATCAGGTATAATTTCGACATCCATATAATTTCTATCATTTTCATATGGTTTGATTTTGGAATATTGGGTTTCTTTTTTGATATCCTAATTTGagtatttcatttttcctttaaaTCAGATATTCATTTTTTCTCGTTTCTTCCGTCAAGGTTTTCCTTCGAGATTTGTGTATTAATAATACAGAGAGAGATTTGAATTTGATAGAGATATAATAATAATGGAGGTTAAACTCCATATATACGATGTAACTAATAGTGGTTCAGCAAAAACTAACAATACAATTGTTCAAATCAATAAGATCTTTAAATATGGGATTGGTCTTGGTGGTATCTTTCACTCTGCTATTCAGGTCTTTTCAAATCTAATCTGGGTTTTGGTTCATGCATTTTGCCGGTGTTAAAATACAAGATCTAgggttttaagatttttttttttttgaaccaacaTTCTATTAACGAATCTTATTATGTATAATAAGTATTATTCTACTCTCTGCTAGTGGTTGTGAATGTGATTAAAATTTGGGTTCACCAAATTTTAGGTCTTGTGTTCATTTTCTGATATTTAGGGGTTCACCAAATTTGAGTTATCTTTGAAATTGTATTTAGTTAGTGTGGGAAACTGAAGTatgattttgagtttttgatGTGAGGGAATTAAAATTCTGGGTTTGTGTTTTTTTCTAACATTTCAAATTTGGGTTTGTTTTGAAATGCATTTAGGTTTGCTTAGTTAGTATCTGGAACTGAAGTATGCTTTTGATTCTAAGAGTTTTTGATACTTGAGAAGATTAGTGTGCGTGATTTTAGTATATGCCTACTGAAATCACTAGCTTGAAAACTGAGTTAATGGTCAGCAGTTGTGATTTTAGTTGCATTCTTTTGGCGAATCTCTGTTTTGATATTAGGATAGTAATGAGGATCTGGTGCCAACCATTTCTTTTACTTTTCGATGTCAAATATTATATCTTCATTTTAAACCCGTATATCCTGAATGCATAAAGATCATGCCTAGTGGTAAATTACTTTGTATGGTAATTCTCAAAAGTTAGCACAGTCTTTTTGTTTTAAATTACCCACGTCTTGtatttgttttactttatgcTAGTTCTTTATGTAGAAAAAGGAAGATGAGAAAGCAAATAAAATAACTTTTAGGAGCGTCCCAAAATTTAGAGGGCTATTTATTGACCAGTGTTTGGCACAAGCTACTGAGTATGGATTTTCTGGAACTTCTTTGAAGCAAACTTCGTGGGGAAATTTGTGCAAGTTCTTTTCTGAGAAGAATGACTGCACCATCACACAAAAAAAGTTGAGAAACCACTGGGATTACTTGCGAACCCAATATGTCACTTGGTCCCGTCTCTTAGCAAGAACCGGCCATGGGTATAACGCGGAGACGAACACATTTGATTGGAGCGAAGAGCAATGGATTGAATTAGACAAGGTAAGAGACTATTTCAGTTTTGTTTGGACTTTATGATTGAATTAAATTTATGCTTGTAAGCCCTGGTCTGGCTTACTTCTATCGTTGTTTTTCTTTAAATGCCGCTCTGCCATCAGGTTAAGCCAGTTAAGGCAATGTGTTGCCTTTGTAATTGTCCTTTTTAAATTAGTTAAGGTATATAAGCCATTCCACACATTGTTGAACTTTAGTGCTCTGCTTGAATACCCAGAGAGGTAGTTGAAGAATACAAGTCCCAATTTGAAAAGCAAATGGAaggattcaatctaatatatgtGTAGCAGCTCCACGTACCTACATTTTAATCTGGTAATTATAGCTTTGAATGTTGGGTCTTACATACTTGTTATTTTCACTTTGGAGTTTAGCCTTTCTTGGATAGTTGTGCTTTTCTTTAACTGTCTACTTTTATTAAATCTTTGTGTGACACCCTACCTGTGTTTGTGGCTACTCTTTGAATTTTCACAACATGATTATAAATATATAGATATACAAGTTagaaaatttcattctctgtAACTACCAACATGTGTATTTATACTGTTCTATCTGTGGTAAAGtcaatttccatcttttcctgCCACTCCCCTTTGCTTGGTACTAATTTTATTTTGCGCATCCTCCGTGTTAAATGTTTCCATAACCTTAATGAGCCAATTTGGTCgatccaatttttcttttcaatacaTAATTGCAGGCTTAGGTGTGTTCCTTATATTATGTTTTATCTCGTACGCATTAGAGAAGGTGCTTGTTGGAATTAAATGAGAAACAGTGATGGTTGTTGCTGATGTGTACAAGCACATATAATTATTTGTTCTGTGTCTTTTGCTTACTATCTTCATGAGTTTATTATGCTAGTTGTTGCATTAGCATTTTAATTCTCTTATTTGAGGTTTGTATTACCGTCTGTGTATAAGTGATGATTGTTAGTGCAGTAATCTTCAACGGATGTTATTATGAAATCAAATGTGAACCTTGCAGAAAACCtctacaatagtttttcttattcaTGTAGCTATTCAGTAGTATCACCTTGTTTCTATGGTGGGCATGGTGATGGTTTTTTGTGTCTAGTCAGCCTCCTTGATGTTTTCCCCTATTTCATATAATTTCTAAAAAAttcttttcttcctgtagctattcaGTGTGGTAAAGTCAATTTCAGTGTGGTAAAGTCAATTTCTAAAGATAGCAGTGTGGCACAACATGATTATAAAGATATAGATATACAAGTTagaaaatttcattctctgtAACTACCAACATGTGTATTTATACTGTTCTATCTGTGGTAAAGTCAATTTCCATCTTTTCCATCTTTTCCTGCCACTCCCCTTTGCTCTGTTTGGTGCATCTAATTATAACTTTGATTGTATAAACATCTGaacatatttattgatttttactttctAATTGATGCAGACAATCAAAAACGCTAGTCAATTCAAGAACAAGGGGCTGGAAGATGCAGAGAAGTTGCAGAATTTATTTGATGGGAAATTCTCCACTGGAGCTAATAGAGATACGCCTGGAAGAGTGGAACCGCCTTGTTCAGCTGGAACTTCTACAACTGCAGGGGTTTCAAATAATGGATCTGAATCTCGTACAAgtcatggaaaagaaaaaaatcatgagGATGACAACGAGGTTGATTCTAGTCTCAATGCAAAGGGGAGTGGCAGGAAAAGGaagaaggaaatggaggaagaatCAAGTGATCTATTAACTGAGAAAGTTTGTTCTATTGTAACATCGATGGAGACTCATCTTCAACATAAGAAACTTTCTCTAGAAAAGGATAGCGCAGCCGAATTCATGAAAGCTTTGGATAATTTACTTGAGACTGATTGCATCACAATGGATGAGTATTTGAGCATAACTCTAAAAGCTTCAGAGATGCCTGGTTGGCAGAAATTGTTTGTCAGTTTGAAAAGCGATGAGCGCCGTGTTGCCTTTGTACACAAACTTTTAAAAGAACGTTGAGAAATCTTGAATACTCATCCACTGAGATGTTGAGAAATTAGGAAATAGTTAGAGATGTTAGGATTGCAAAACATTCGTGTTTGTTACTTACGTACTAGAGTTTTATTTTATGTTGAATGTTGAATGAGTATTTTTGAAGTTAATGGATGAATCAGTATTATTTGTGCTTATTTGTGCTTAATGAGTGAATGTTGAATGAATGAATACGTATTTTCTTATTGGTTACATTCAATTTCTTGCtggttattttcttatttatgcTTTAAACCTTTTTCTTTCATTTCATTGCAGATTGAAAGGCTACAAGGAAGAGGGTTTAGAGAAGGGGAGAACTTAAATACAGGCAAGTACTCATTTTCTTATATAGGTTTGTGAATGAATGCTTGTATTGTATTGAAATTGAGTTTGATGGATTCCTTAAAAGTATATGTGCAATTGGGTATTAGGTATTGTTTGAGTACACCAATCTCTACTAAATATTGTATTGAAGTTGAGTTTCATTCATCTACTTGAGTACACCAATCTCTACTAAATATtgtattgaaattgattttcttTCATCTACTTGGTCTTTTCAGGAAAATGAAAACGTTATTATCTCAACTAGTATTTTTATGCTTGTTAGTGAAGAAACTTAAGAAGGCAAAACGGCGTGTACGCCCGAAGTACAAGAAGTCAATTTTAACGGGAAAGGCTTTCACCCAAGACCTGTTAGATGGAAATCCGAGGAATATGTACAACCTTTTGAGAATGAGTAAGGTTCCTTTTACCCTATTATGCAATGAGTTCCGAGCCAAAGGACTTTTAGAGGATAGTAAATATATAGAAGTAGAGGAGAAGATGGCAATGCTCTTATATACAATTGGGCACAACTGTAGGAATCGTGTAATTTTGTATCACTTTCAACATTCGGGTGAAACGGTTAGTAAGTATTTTCATGAAGTGTTGGCTGCTATGAAGATTTGGTATGCTGAAGTTTTAGTTCCTCCGTCTAATGTATTTGACAAGCCAGCTATAACTAAAAGGCATAAACGTCTCAGAGAAGGTGCTTTCAAAGGTGTTGTTGGTGCATTGGATGGCACTCTAATTAGTGCGAGCATTCCAGTCGAGAAGCAAACACCGTATAGAGGAAGGGGAAGAGGAGAATGTACCCAAAACGTGCTTGCGATATGTGATTGGGATATGTACTTTTTATATGTAGTGGTTGGATGGGAAGGCACTGCTCATGACTCGAGAGTGTTGACCGAGGCAGTGCGTGATCCATATTTCAAGTTTCCTTTACCTCCACCAGGTAATATCTCTATTTTAAGTCCCATTTTTCTGCATTGGGTTTGTTTTCTTTACTCAATTTTATTTAGATTCTTGTGCAATGCGTTCTTCTATATTTGAATTGTAGGAAAAATAAACTGTGCTGCCATTATAACTAGGAAATTGATCACAATACCGAACTCTACTTAGGAATTAGGATCATTCTTTTTGGGTTTGGCATAGATTGGTTCGAATT
Coding sequences within:
- the LOC113272486 gene encoding L10-interacting MYB domain-containing protein-like yields the protein MEVKLHIYDVTNSGSAKTNNTIVQINKIFKYGIGLGGIFHSAIQKKEDEKANKITFRSVPKFRGLFIDQCLAQATEYGFSGTSLKQTSWGNLCKFFSEKNDCTITQKKLRNHWDYLRTQYVTWSRLLARTGHGYNAETNTFDWSEEQWIELDKTIKNASQFKNKGLEDAEKLQNLFDGKFSTGANRDTPGRVEPPCSAGTSTTAGVSNNGSESRTSHGKEKNHEDDNEVDSSLNAKGSGRKRKKEMEEESSDLLTEKVCSIVTSMETHLQHKKLSLEKDSAAEFMKALDNLLETDCITMDEYLSITLKASEMPGWQKLFVSLKSDERRVAFIERLQGRGFREGENLNTGK